One genomic region from Candidatus Methanoperedens sp. encodes:
- a CDS encoding transposase — translation MDAQTSELERHITDMISFRKFLGFSDTIPDYSTVWIFRLFLRFLIRPFWFCSLRKSFMG, via the coding sequence GTGGACGCCCAAACATCCGAACTTGAAAGACATATCACTGACATGATATCCTTTCGCAAGTTTTTGGGCTTTTCCGATACCATACCGGATTACTCAACCGTATGGATTTTTAGACTTTTCTTACGATTTTTAATCAGACCATTTTGGTTTTGTAGTTTAAGAAAATCTTTTATGGGTTAG
- a CDS encoding helix-turn-helix transcriptional regulator, with protein MGKTEQKILEAALRMFAREGYDGATTRRIAEEAGVSEMTLFRKFQYLIRSSLWIKKLMIFKRAFAA; from the coding sequence ATGGGTAAAACTGAACAAAAAATCCTGGAGGCAGCTTTGAGAATGTTTGCCAGAGAAGGATACGATGGGGCAACCACCCGAAGAATCGCAGAAGAGGCAGGTGTAAGTGAAATGACTTTGTTCCGAAAATTCCAGTATTTGATTCGCTCTTCCTTATGGATAAAGAAGTTGATGATCTTCAAAAGGGCCTTCGCAGCTTGA